The following proteins come from a genomic window of Paenibacillus spongiae:
- a CDS encoding aminoglycoside phosphotransferase family protein has product MNNIFTREISGWSSWGSHFQSIEAFEPLIRAIFQHEKLPFHQIENCTPGTNAVFKVGEYIVKIFAPPESGLNSTIDFHTEEFGMSRANALHISAPTLVASGLIEDRYAFRYLIMDYIEGDELSKRTVSMSYEEKMIIGQKLRRITDTMNTPSESFHTIDILERSIENERWNKYADSFNHERVRYMNHYTIHNKVFVHGDLNADNIILGRDGKLYIIDFADAVLAPPIYEHALVASDLFRFEKPYLEGYFGDYSAADMADLCLNGLLIHDFGADIIKNLLGPIDRILSLDDLRERLFQAIQSKK; this is encoded by the coding sequence ATGAATAATATATTTACAAGAGAAATCAGCGGCTGGTCGTCGTGGGGAAGCCACTTTCAATCGATTGAAGCCTTTGAGCCGCTCATCCGGGCGATCTTTCAACATGAAAAACTGCCCTTTCATCAAATCGAAAACTGTACGCCCGGCACCAATGCCGTATTCAAAGTCGGCGAGTATATCGTCAAAATTTTTGCGCCACCAGAGTCCGGTCTGAATAGCACGATCGATTTCCATACAGAGGAGTTCGGAATGAGCAGAGCCAACGCGCTTCATATTTCGGCGCCGACGCTAGTTGCCAGCGGATTAATTGAAGACCGGTACGCCTTCCGATATTTGATCATGGATTATATTGAGGGCGATGAACTTTCCAAACGAACCGTCAGCATGTCTTATGAAGAAAAAATGATTATCGGACAGAAGCTGCGCCGTATTACCGATACCATGAATACTCCTTCGGAGTCATTTCATACGATCGATATCCTGGAGCGGAGCATCGAGAATGAAAGATGGAATAAGTACGCCGACAGCTTCAATCATGAACGCGTGCGTTATATGAACCATTACACCATCCACAACAAGGTGTTCGTTCATGGCGACCTCAATGCGGACAATATCATACTCGGCCGAGATGGAAAACTATATATTATTGATTTCGCCGATGCCGTCTTGGCTCCGCCAATCTATGAACATGCCCTGGTTGCCAGCGATCTGTTCCGCTTCGAGAAGCCTTATTTGGAGGGTTATTTCGGGGATTATTCCGCTGCCGATATGGCTGATTTATGCTTGAACGGCTTGCTCATTCATGATTTTGGTGCGGATATTATCAAAAATCTACTTGGACCAATAGATCGTATCCTGAGCTTGGACGACTTGAGAGAACGGTTATTCCAGGCGATTCAATCCAAAAAATAA
- a CDS encoding methyltransferase domain-containing protein — MVQWKSLVCIDNNHCFDLSKRGYMNLLSGSYRTMYDKRMFESRRAISRSGVYRPFYEAICDRITAEREVEREPTKVMDAGCGEGSHLHNIQQTIEQHTRNPLVAVGMDISKEGIHQAATEYPKAIWCVGDNANSPFADQSFDYLLNILSPANYAEFRRIMTDDGTVIKVIPGIDYLKELRGLLYDGTDKQLYAKDNKTLERFRAHFERVEAESIHYRLPLDKALIEPLIHMTPLSWGIEEERLQDIQGNNIGEITIDLTILFGKKSSRTSSY, encoded by the coding sequence ATGGTCCAATGGAAGAGTCTCGTCTGTATCGATAATAATCATTGCTTCGATCTATCCAAGCGGGGATATATGAATTTATTGTCCGGCTCCTACAGGACGATGTATGATAAACGAATGTTCGAATCGCGAAGAGCGATCAGCAGGAGCGGCGTTTATCGGCCCTTCTATGAGGCCATATGCGATCGAATAACGGCTGAACGGGAAGTGGAGCGCGAGCCGACGAAGGTGATGGATGCGGGATGCGGAGAAGGCTCTCATCTGCACAACATTCAGCAAACGATAGAGCAGCACACGCGGAATCCGCTTGTGGCCGTAGGCATGGACATCTCCAAAGAGGGGATTCATCAAGCGGCGACGGAATACCCGAAAGCGATCTGGTGTGTTGGGGATAATGCCAATAGCCCGTTCGCGGATCAATCATTCGACTATCTTCTGAATATCTTATCGCCGGCTAATTACGCTGAATTCAGAAGAATAATGACGGATGATGGTACGGTGATCAAGGTGATTCCGGGGATCGATTATCTGAAGGAATTGAGGGGCCTTCTTTATGATGGTACGGACAAACAGCTATATGCAAAAGATAATAAGACGCTGGAGCGTTTCAGAGCGCATTTTGAGCGGGTAGAGGCAGAAAGCATTCATTATCGTCTTCCCTTGGATAAGGCGCTCATCGAGCCGCTGATCCATATGACCCCGCTATCCTGGGGGATTGAAGAGGAGCGACTGCAAGACATTCAAGGAAACAACATCGGCGAAATAACGATTGATCTCACGATTCTGTTTGGGAAGAAATCGTCTCGAACATCGTCATATTGA
- a CDS encoding fumarylacetoacetate hydrolase family protein codes for MKLTMLHIEGDEKAAIVTDRGCVLLESVNEAGEGQWETRLDELLRSERVDELNDWYRSSGSVQLQSMPAISREAAQYAPLYRHPRKIWGIGMNYVEKAEELASTPPDMEPVCFMKPDTSLIGPGEAIRLPAISERVTAESEIGIIIGKTCKAVTEEEAPGIVAGYTPTLDMTAQDIHAKNPRFLGRSKCFDTFFSFGPHLVTVDEFDDLNGITVQTGLNGRVTHSNTVANMIYRPFFIVSYFSQMMTLLPGDIIMTGTPGSVLLREGDIAEARISGFEPLFNPVAKE; via the coding sequence ATGAAATTGACAATGCTGCATATCGAAGGCGATGAGAAAGCTGCGATCGTGACCGACAGAGGCTGCGTTCTTCTGGAATCGGTAAACGAAGCCGGAGAAGGGCAGTGGGAGACGCGGCTGGACGAACTGCTTCGATCGGAGCGCGTGGATGAGCTTAACGACTGGTACCGCAGCAGCGGATCGGTCCAGCTGCAAAGCATGCCCGCGATTTCCCGCGAGGCGGCGCAGTATGCGCCCCTTTACCGCCATCCGCGAAAAATATGGGGGATCGGCATGAATTACGTGGAGAAAGCGGAGGAGCTCGCCTCCACGCCGCCCGACATGGAGCCGGTCTGCTTCATGAAGCCGGACACGAGTCTGATCGGTCCCGGAGAGGCGATTCGCCTGCCGGCAATTTCCGAGCGGGTTACGGCCGAATCCGAAATCGGCATCATCATCGGAAAAACATGCAAGGCTGTGACGGAAGAAGAGGCGCCAGGCATTGTGGCTGGATATACGCCGACACTGGACATGACGGCGCAGGACATTCATGCGAAGAACCCGCGGTTTCTCGGGCGTTCCAAATGCTTCGACACGTTCTTCAGCTTCGGTCCCCATTTGGTCACGGTTGACGAGTTCGACGATTTGAACGGGATTACGGTACAAACCGGCTTAAACGGCCGGGTTACGCATTCCAACACGGTGGCAAATATGATCTACAGGCCGTTCTTCATCGTATCGTACTTCTCGCAGATGATGACGCTGCTGCCGGGCGATATTATTATGACCGGAACGCCGGGTTCGGTTCTTCTGCGCGAAGGCGATATTGCCGAAGCGCGCATTAGCGGCTTTGAACCGCTATTCAATCCGGTCGCGAAGGAATAG
- a CDS encoding amidase family protein → MPSTGGAFIREDLIVKPEGSGPLSGLSFAVKDVIAVAGHCSSAGNPDWLRTHEPADRHAETVVRLLRQGARLSGVTHTDELMYSLNGENIHYGTPVNPKAPSRIPGGSSSGSAAAVAAGAVDFALGTDTGGSVRVPSSYCGILGFRPTHDAIPMDGVIPLAPGFDTLGWMAADPEVLLTVGRALLAENDDADDASKSDALDTHAAIGNEATVAMPINAKPVRAGFERIYMVREAWELADAECGSALADSCTSIASMAEKSGWIAIAPEGLAEWMNAFRTIQGIEIWTSHGQWIEDVRPVFGPGIAQRFAWASTLTEQDGLKAAAFRDNVRSRMAELLRDDTLLLVPTVPGPAPLLGLTGEELERRRERTLQLTCIAGLGGLPQLTIPLADRDGAPIGLSIIAGRGQDLKLLEWAADFVGTTPFYILGK, encoded by the coding sequence ATGCCGTCGACTGGAGGAGCTTTTATTCGCGAAGACCTCATCGTGAAGCCGGAAGGATCGGGCCCATTGTCCGGTTTGTCGTTTGCGGTCAAAGATGTCATCGCCGTAGCCGGACACTGCAGCTCCGCGGGAAATCCAGATTGGCTGCGGACCCACGAGCCGGCCGATCGCCATGCGGAAACGGTTGTCCGCCTGCTGCGGCAAGGCGCGCGCTTGAGCGGCGTGACGCATACCGACGAGCTGATGTATAGCTTGAACGGCGAAAATATTCATTACGGCACGCCGGTCAATCCGAAGGCGCCATCGCGTATTCCGGGCGGTTCATCCAGCGGATCGGCCGCTGCGGTCGCGGCAGGAGCGGTCGATTTTGCCCTTGGGACGGATACGGGCGGCTCGGTACGGGTTCCGTCGTCCTATTGCGGTATCCTCGGCTTTCGTCCAACGCATGACGCCATTCCTATGGACGGTGTCATTCCGCTGGCGCCGGGCTTCGACACGCTCGGCTGGATGGCGGCCGATCCGGAGGTTCTGCTGACGGTCGGCCGGGCTTTGCTTGCGGAGAATGATGATGCTGATGACGCTTCAAAGTCAGACGCGTTGGACACGCATGCGGCAATCGGCAATGAAGCAACTGTAGCGATGCCGATCAACGCTAAGCCGGTGCGGGCGGGCTTCGAACGGATCTATATGGTCCGCGAAGCTTGGGAGCTCGCGGATGCCGAGTGCGGCAGCGCATTAGCGGATTCATGTACAAGCATCGCCTCCATGGCGGAGAAGAGCGGATGGATTGCGATTGCGCCCGAGGGGCTGGCGGAATGGATGAACGCGTTCCGCACGATACAGGGCATCGAGATTTGGACTTCGCACGGCCAATGGATCGAAGACGTCCGCCCGGTTTTCGGACCGGGCATTGCGCAGCGGTTCGCCTGGGCATCCACGCTTACGGAGCAGGACGGTCTGAAGGCCGCCGCGTTCCGCGATAACGTGCGAAGCCGGATGGCGGAACTGCTTCGAGACGATACGCTTCTGCTCGTTCCGACCGTACCCGGGCCGGCGCCGCTGCTGGGGCTGACGGGCGAAGAGCTGGAGCGGCGGCGCGAACGAACGCTGCAGCTCACCTGTATCGCAGGGCTCGGCGGCCTGCCGCAGCTCACCATACCGCTGGCGGATAGGGACGGCGCTCCGATCGGGCTGTCGATCATTGCGGGGCGCGGACAAGATCTGAAGCTGCTCGAATGGGCGGCGGATTTTGTCGGCACGACACCTTTCTATATATTGGGCAAATAA